In Kushneria marisflavi, the following are encoded in one genomic region:
- the uvrB gene encoding excinuclease ABC subunit UvrB, with protein sequence MNREFRIASDYKPAGDQPAAIDGLIKGLDAGLAHQTLLGVTGSGKTFTMANVVERLQRPTIVMAPNKTLAAQLYGEFKSFFPDNAVEYFVSYYDYYQPEAYVPSSDTFIEKDASVNDHIEQMRLSATKALLERRDALIVVSVSAIYGLGDPDQYLKMRLHFTRGELINQRDFLRRLAELQYTRNDTDFRRGTYRVRGDVIDVFPADAEDEAVRIELFDDEIDTISLFDPLTGEVRGKVPRMTIYPKTHYVTPRDTILGAIESIKEELAERLKYLRDHDRLVEAQRLEQRTLYDIEMMLELGYCNGIENYSRYLSGRDPGQAPPTFFDYLPDDALVFIDESHVSVPQVGGMYKGDRSRKETLVEYGFRLPSALDNRPMKFEEWELILPQTIFVSATPGPYEEEHAGQVVEQVVRPTGLVDPEIEVRPASTQVDDLLSEVRARVEVGERVLVTTLTKRMAEDLTDYLSEHDIRVRYLHSDIDTVERVEIIRDLRLGKFDVLVGINLLREGLDIPEVSLVAILDADKEGFLRAERSLIQTIGRAARNAHGKAILYGDRITGSMQRAMDETQRRRDKQVAFNEEHGITPRTITKNVADIMEAAQAPGSRRSKRKGDRQVAETEGQYTPEAIGQMSLDDVNREIKKLEDRMHEAAQNLEFETAASLRDQMQTLNARLIELK encoded by the coding sequence ATGAATCGTGAGTTTCGCATTGCCTCCGACTACAAGCCGGCAGGTGATCAGCCGGCGGCCATTGATGGGCTGATCAAGGGGCTGGATGCCGGTCTGGCGCATCAGACCCTGCTGGGTGTAACCGGTTCGGGCAAGACCTTCACCATGGCCAATGTGGTCGAGCGTCTGCAGCGGCCGACCATTGTCATGGCGCCCAACAAGACGCTGGCGGCGCAGTTGTACGGCGAGTTCAAGTCGTTTTTCCCTGACAACGCCGTCGAGTATTTCGTTTCCTACTACGACTACTATCAGCCCGAGGCCTATGTGCCTTCCTCGGATACCTTTATCGAGAAGGATGCTTCGGTCAACGACCATATTGAACAGATGCGGCTGTCAGCCACCAAGGCGTTACTCGAAAGGCGTGATGCCCTGATCGTGGTGTCGGTCTCGGCCATCTATGGTCTGGGGGACCCGGATCAGTATCTGAAGATGCGTCTTCACTTTACCCGGGGAGAGTTGATCAACCAGCGTGATTTTCTGCGCCGGCTGGCGGAGCTTCAGTACACCCGTAACGATACCGACTTCCGCCGTGGCACCTACCGGGTACGTGGGGACGTCATCGATGTCTTTCCGGCTGATGCCGAGGATGAGGCGGTACGCATCGAGCTTTTTGACGATGAAATCGACACCATCAGTCTGTTCGATCCGCTGACGGGCGAAGTGCGTGGCAAGGTGCCTCGCATGACCATCTATCCCAAGACCCACTACGTCACCCCGCGAGACACGATCCTTGGTGCGATCGAGTCAATCAAGGAAGAGCTCGCCGAGCGACTCAAGTATCTGCGCGACCATGATCGGCTGGTCGAAGCGCAGCGTCTGGAACAGCGTACGCTCTATGATATCGAAATGATGCTGGAGCTGGGTTACTGCAACGGGATCGAAAACTACTCCCGCTATCTCTCCGGGCGTGACCCCGGACAGGCGCCGCCGACCTTCTTTGATTATCTGCCGGACGATGCGTTGGTGTTTATCGATGAGTCTCACGTCAGTGTTCCGCAAGTGGGCGGCATGTACAAGGGGGATCGCTCGCGCAAGGAGACACTGGTCGAGTACGGTTTCCGACTGCCCTCGGCGCTGGACAATCGCCCGATGAAGTTCGAGGAATGGGAGCTTATCCTGCCGCAAACCATTTTCGTGTCCGCCACGCCCGGGCCGTACGAAGAAGAGCATGCCGGTCAGGTGGTCGAGCAGGTGGTACGTCCGACCGGGCTTGTGGACCCGGAGATTGAGGTACGGCCTGCCAGCACCCAGGTGGATGATCTGCTCTCCGAGGTGCGTGCTCGTGTCGAAGTGGGAGAACGGGTACTGGTCACTACCCTGACGAAACGAATGGCCGAGGATCTGACCGACTATCTCAGCGAGCACGATATTCGCGTGCGCTATCTGCATTCGGATATCGATACCGTCGAGCGCGTGGAAATCATTCGCGATCTGCGTTTGGGCAAATTTGATGTGCTGGTCGGCATCAACCTGCTGCGAGAGGGGCTGGATATTCCCGAGGTCTCGCTGGTGGCCATTCTGGATGCCGACAAGGAAGGTTTCCTGCGTGCCGAGCGCTCCCTGATTCAGACCATTGGTCGTGCCGCTCGTAATGCCCACGGCAAGGCGATCCTGTATGGCGATCGCATCACCGGGTCGATGCAACGCGCCATGGATGAAACGCAGCGTCGACGCGACAAGCAGGTGGCCTTCAACGAAGAGCATGGCATTACACCGCGCACCATCACCAAGAATGTGGCGGACATCATGGAGGCCGCCCAGGCACCCGGCAGCCGACGCAGCAAGCGCAAGGGCGATCGTCAGGTGGCTGAGACCGAAGGACAGTACACGCCGGAAGCCATTGGTCAGATGAGCCTTGATGATGTGAATCGCGAGATCAAAAAGCTTGAGGACCGCATGCATGAAGCCGCGCAGAATCTCGAATTTGAAACGGCCGCCTCGCTGCGTGACCAGATGCAGACCCTTAATGCCCGCCTGATTGAATTGAAGTAG
- a CDS encoding inositol monophosphatase family protein, giving the protein MTLEERLEQATRIAHEAGRRIRAAREEGGLQRNIKHGNELVTDIDVAVDHYISEQLESLFPGEARLSEELSPDRHDLNNDKPLWVVDPIDGTVNFAHGHHHVAVSIAWLDKGRVQAGVVHAPFLEETFTGIRGSGAWCNNEPISVSGSRELDASLIGTGFPYDRDARFPLLRRLHAVLENCRDIRRNGAAALDLCAVACGRLDGYYESCSPWDFAAGLLIAREAGARTGHVYDCPEGIATELYGENLLICTPEIYSPLKALIKKADSGQYR; this is encoded by the coding sequence ATGACTCTCGAAGAGCGCCTTGAACAGGCTACCCGCATCGCCCACGAAGCCGGACGTCGCATCAGGGCAGCACGCGAGGAAGGTGGCCTGCAACGCAACATCAAGCATGGCAATGAACTGGTCACCGATATCGACGTCGCCGTTGACCACTACATCAGCGAGCAGCTTGAATCGCTGTTTCCGGGTGAGGCTCGTCTGAGCGAAGAGCTGTCCCCTGACCGCCATGATCTAAACAACGACAAACCGCTCTGGGTAGTGGACCCCATTGATGGCACCGTCAACTTTGCCCACGGCCATCATCATGTCGCGGTCTCCATTGCCTGGCTCGACAAGGGCCGCGTTCAGGCAGGTGTCGTTCATGCGCCCTTTCTGGAGGAGACCTTCACCGGTATTCGCGGCAGCGGCGCCTGGTGCAATAACGAGCCGATTTCGGTCAGCGGTTCGCGAGAACTTGATGCGTCATTGATCGGCACCGGTTTTCCCTACGACCGTGATGCACGCTTCCCTCTGCTCAGACGCCTGCACGCGGTGCTGGAAAACTGTCGTGATATCCGCCGCAACGGTGCCGCAGCGCTGGATCTGTGCGCTGTCGCCTGCGGTCGACTGGATGGCTACTACGAAAGCTGCTCGCCGTGGGACTTCGCCGCGGGATTGTTGATCGCTCGCGAAGCCGGCGCCCGTACCGGTCATGTCTACGACTGCCCGGAAGGCATTGCCACCGAGCTTTATGGCGAAAATCTTCTGATCTGCACGCCGGAGATCTACTCTCCCCTGAAAGCATTGATCAAAAAGGCGGACAGCGGCCAGTATCGCTGA
- a CDS encoding heavy-metal-associated domain-containing protein — protein MALTFTLSGLKDSDDVNRLTTALMELDGVDTVQVAREWLEVEGRVQPGRVVEVIERLGYSSKR, from the coding sequence ATGGCGTTAACATTTACCCTCAGTGGCCTGAAGGATTCCGATGACGTTAATCGACTGACCACGGCTCTGATGGAGCTTGATGGCGTGGATACCGTTCAGGTAGCACGGGAATGGCTGGAAGTGGAAGGACGTGTTCAGCCCGGCCGCGTGGTTGAGGTTATTGAAAGACTGGGATATTCGTCAAAACGCTGA
- a CDS encoding response regulator transcription factor, whose translation MHEKASFLVVDDDPVFRQIMERALTRHEFDVMVAATIEEARQLAQRRPPEYATLDLKLEESSGLQFLPTLLSISPACRVVILTGYSSITTAVEAIKLGAVNYLCKPVEVSEVLQALDAQEGNPDAEIAENPPSVNRLTWEHIQRVLQDNDGNISATARSLGMHRRTLQRKLQKRPVKR comes from the coding sequence ATGCACGAAAAGGCTTCCTTTCTGGTCGTTGATGACGACCCTGTATTTCGCCAGATCATGGAGCGCGCCCTGACGCGCCATGAATTTGATGTCATGGTGGCCGCCACCATCGAAGAAGCACGACAATTGGCGCAGCGCCGCCCGCCGGAGTACGCAACGCTTGACCTGAAGCTTGAGGAAAGCTCCGGGCTGCAGTTTCTACCCACGCTGCTCTCGATCAGCCCGGCCTGCCGGGTCGTCATCCTGACCGGTTATTCGAGCATCACGACCGCGGTCGAGGCGATCAAGCTGGGCGCAGTGAACTACCTTTGCAAACCGGTCGAGGTCAGCGAAGTGCTGCAGGCCCTTGATGCCCAGGAGGGCAACCCGGATGCCGAAATCGCCGAAAACCCGCCCTCCGTCAATCGACTGACCTGGGAGCACATCCAGCGCGTATTGCAGGACAACGACGGCAATATTTCAGCAACCGCCCGCAGTCTGGGCATGCATCGGCGCACCCTGCAGCGCAAGCTTCAAAAGCGTCCGGTCAAACGTTGA
- a CDS encoding OsmC family protein — translation MSILIETEREGTLRQRIVFNDHEALYADAPISAGGEESAPDPHDYFDISLATCKALTVVMYARKKEMPLDGVSIRVTRDSSDERDGHYRLQVDIGLIGDLSAQARDRLLEVAEQCPIHRLMTSGQIDIDTRAHLGGA, via the coding sequence ATGAGCATTCTGATCGAAACAGAGCGTGAGGGAACACTGCGACAGCGTATCGTGTTCAACGATCACGAGGCGCTTTACGCTGATGCGCCGATCAGCGCCGGGGGTGAGGAGAGTGCACCGGATCCGCATGATTACTTCGATATTTCACTGGCCACCTGCAAGGCCCTGACTGTTGTCATGTATGCCCGCAAAAAGGAGATGCCGCTTGATGGTGTCAGCATTCGAGTCACCCGTGACAGTAGCGATGAGCGTGATGGTCACTATCGGTTGCAGGTAGATATCGGCCTGATCGGTGATCTCAGCGCTCAGGCGCGTGACCGCCTGCTGGAAGTGGCCGAGCAGTGTCCGATCCACAGGCTCATGACGTCCGGTCAGATCGACATCGACACGCGCGCGCATCTCGGCGGCGCCTGA
- the mscL gene encoding large conductance mechanosensitive channel protein MscL, translating into MPRFLTEFRDFAVKGNVVDLAVGIIIGSAFTAIVNSLVKDIFTPVLGLITGGINFTNLFFVLKDGAQTAGPYTTLADAQAAGAVTINYGIFLNAMISFTLVAMVCFILIRNIHRLRELGARKAEEAPAAAPTVRNCPYCITPISVDATRCPSCTSVLDSPKDAAPTA; encoded by the coding sequence ATGCCAAGGTTTTTAACGGAATTTCGCGATTTTGCCGTCAAGGGGAATGTCGTCGATCTGGCCGTCGGTATCATCATTGGCTCGGCCTTTACGGCCATCGTCAACAGTCTGGTCAAGGATATCTTTACGCCGGTGCTCGGACTGATTACCGGCGGCATCAATTTCACCAACCTGTTTTTTGTGCTCAAGGACGGTGCTCAGACAGCGGGGCCTTACACGACGCTGGCGGATGCACAGGCCGCCGGCGCAGTCACCATCAATTACGGCATTTTCCTCAATGCCATGATTTCGTTCACTCTGGTGGCGATGGTGTGTTTTATCCTGATTCGCAATATCCATCGTCTGCGCGAACTGGGCGCCCGCAAGGCAGAAGAGGCGCCCGCTGCCGCTCCCACCGTGCGCAATTGTCCCTACTGCATTACGCCGATTTCGGTGGATGCCACGCGCTGCCCAAGCTGCACCTCTGTACTGGATTCGCCAAAGGATGCCGCGCCGACAGCGTAG
- the nei gene encoding endonuclease VIII → MPEGPEIRRIADRLGKVLAGRTIEEVWFAFDHLKPFEARLEGQKVTWVDSWGKALLTGFEDGHVIYSHNQLYGVWRILRRDVEPAGKRSPRLRLSTATHSAWLMSASDISLWHREELDQHPFLAKLGPDLLTHDVTSDNIVARLQDSRFRRRRLGALMLDQHFYAGIGNYLRSEILFFAGLHERYRPMDLDALQCQHLAEKMLEVTARAWRHAGVTNLEVWRAPMIEAGEPRGRWRHAVFNRAALPCHACGTPIERIMVTSRRLYYCPRCQQDQTSA, encoded by the coding sequence ATGCCGGAAGGACCTGAAATAAGACGTATCGCTGATCGGCTGGGCAAGGTGCTGGCGGGTCGAACCATTGAGGAGGTCTGGTTCGCCTTTGATCACCTCAAGCCTTTTGAGGCTCGCCTTGAGGGTCAGAAGGTGACCTGGGTCGATAGTTGGGGCAAGGCGCTCCTGACCGGTTTCGAAGATGGCCATGTGATCTACTCGCATAACCAGCTCTACGGCGTCTGGCGCATCCTGCGCCGCGATGTTGAACCTGCCGGCAAGCGCTCACCAAGACTGCGATTGAGTACCGCGACGCATTCTGCCTGGCTGATGAGCGCTTCCGATATCTCGCTCTGGCACCGTGAAGAGCTCGATCAGCATCCGTTTTTGGCAAAACTCGGCCCTGATCTACTGACGCACGACGTCACAAGTGACAATATCGTTGCCCGTCTGCAGGACTCGCGTTTTAGGCGTCGCCGGTTGGGGGCCCTGATGCTGGACCAGCATTTCTACGCCGGTATCGGCAACTATCTGCGCTCGGAAATTCTTTTCTTTGCGGGACTGCATGAGCGTTATCGACCCATGGATCTCGATGCGCTTCAGTGTCAGCACCTGGCTGAAAAAATGCTGGAGGTGACGGCACGTGCCTGGCGTCATGCCGGCGTGACCAACCTCGAAGTCTGGCGAGCGCCCATGATCGAAGCGGGCGAGCCAAGAGGGCGCTGGCGTCATGCAGTGTTCAATCGCGCGGCGTTGCCGTGTCATGCCTGCGGAACGCCCATTGAAAGGATCATGGTGACCTCGCGTCGGCTCTATTACTGCCCGCGTTGTCAGCAGGATCAGACCTCTGCCTGA
- a CDS encoding ATP-binding protein, with the protein MTQALLLTTPARNLVRLTIARGITWTCFLAVILFGIEVMNFKLRVVPIIAIIVAMGLFNVATWWRLGQTRQVTDVEYLIHLLIDVAGLTLIFYYTGGATNPAITYYLIPVAMAAATQPWRHACITAASAFLAYSMLMVFFEPVPELRHMIGDSLLTLNVLGMWLNFVLCAGLITFVIFRMADTLRQRDRMLSRTREAALRNEQILAVASQAAGTAHELGTPLSTMIMLIDEMKSDPITDMQRADLDLLRSQVDTCKRHLRELVASAERRQSDPPTRVNAAEWLEALIQRWLVMRPDVTYQLYADHRALTLMADPTLDQAIMNLLNNAADANPQDIAITLSESSLKESRREVVISIVDHGPGISMEIASHMGESFISGRSRGLGIGLFLTHSTLDRFGGSVSLYNQTQGGTLTEVRLPHPDGDSNAPSALSQE; encoded by the coding sequence ATGACGCAGGCGCTACTGCTGACCACCCCGGCTCGCAATCTGGTACGACTGACCATCGCTCGCGGTATTACCTGGACCTGTTTTCTGGCCGTGATTCTCTTTGGCATAGAGGTCATGAACTTCAAGCTTCGGGTCGTGCCGATCATTGCCATTATCGTGGCCATGGGCCTTTTCAACGTGGCCACCTGGTGGCGACTGGGTCAGACCCGACAGGTCACCGACGTCGAATATCTGATCCACCTGCTCATCGATGTGGCAGGTCTGACCCTGATCTTTTATTACACCGGCGGTGCCACCAATCCGGCCATTACCTACTATCTGATTCCGGTTGCCATGGCCGCCGCCACCCAGCCCTGGCGACATGCCTGTATCACGGCAGCTTCGGCCTTTCTGGCCTACTCGATGCTGATGGTCTTTTTCGAGCCGGTGCCGGAACTTCGCCATATGATCGGCGACAGCCTCCTGACCCTCAACGTTCTGGGGATGTGGCTCAATTTTGTCCTGTGCGCAGGGCTCATCACTTTTGTGATCTTTCGTATGGCCGACACCCTGCGCCAGCGCGACCGAATGCTTTCGCGCACTCGTGAAGCCGCTCTGCGCAACGAGCAGATTCTGGCCGTGGCCAGCCAGGCCGCAGGCACAGCGCATGAGCTGGGCACGCCGCTGTCGACCATGATCATGCTGATCGATGAGATGAAATCCGACCCGATTACCGATATGCAGCGCGCCGATCTTGACCTGCTGCGCAGTCAGGTCGATACCTGCAAGCGCCATCTACGTGAACTGGTGGCCAGCGCTGAACGCCGTCAGAGCGACCCACCCACACGCGTCAATGCCGCCGAATGGCTGGAAGCCCTGATTCAACGCTGGCTGGTCATGCGTCCGGATGTCACCTATCAGCTCTATGCCGATCACCGGGCACTGACGCTGATGGCCGACCCGACGCTGGATCAGGCCATCATGAACCTGCTCAACAATGCCGCCGATGCCAACCCACAGGATATCGCCATCACTCTGAGCGAAAGCTCGCTCAAGGAAAGCCGGCGCGAGGTCGTGATATCGATTGTCGACCACGGCCCGGGGATTTCGATGGAGATTGCCAGCCACATGGGCGAGAGCTTTATCTCCGGGCGCTCCAGAGGCCTGGGCATCGGGCTTTTTCTGACGCACTCGACGCTGGACCGCTTCGGTGGCAGCGTCAGTCTCTACAATCAAACCCAGGGGGGCACACTGACCGAGGTCAGGCTGCCACATCCGGATGGCGACTCCAACGCCCCCTCTGCACTTTCACAGGAATGA
- the ygfZ gene encoding CAF17-like 4Fe-4S cluster assembly/insertion protein YgfZ, with protein sequence MSHPHWQTLLQQPSAESSSKGPDVDGQRDTVIVPLEDRVVLEVRGPDSEKFLQGQASASTVHATDTIAPPAVFCTPKGRAIANVQLIKSAPECYWLLLERSIADALHQHLAKYAAFYKAELTLRHDLAIAGLAGHRLDDVLGATMTLPHADWGVRVSADEELAITRHPHDMMRLVLIASEERLAELCRSLKADLTLASNELWQRLDIEAGLLWLDELQREKWLPQMFNWEALAGISFKKGCYTGQEVVARAHYRGQVKKRLMRLSVPTAERIEVGTDIRDATSDKTLGEVVRSATTNDNHVEVLAVMTIKDDMPSLTVNDQPAHLKPLPYVLERRDPETLSD encoded by the coding sequence ATGAGCCATCCGCACTGGCAGACATTGCTGCAACAACCGTCAGCCGAGTCTTCATCGAAAGGCCCCGATGTTGATGGGCAACGAGACACCGTAATTGTTCCTCTGGAAGATAGAGTCGTTCTGGAGGTTCGCGGGCCGGACAGCGAGAAATTCCTGCAGGGTCAGGCAAGTGCCTCCACAGTCCATGCCACTGACACCATTGCGCCGCCCGCCGTCTTTTGTACGCCCAAGGGACGCGCGATTGCCAATGTGCAACTGATCAAGTCCGCCCCGGAGTGCTACTGGCTGCTGCTCGAGCGCAGCATTGCCGATGCCCTGCACCAGCATCTGGCCAAATATGCAGCGTTTTACAAGGCTGAACTGACCCTGCGTCATGATCTGGCCATTGCCGGTTTGGCCGGTCACCGTCTTGATGACGTACTCGGTGCCACCATGACACTGCCGCATGCCGACTGGGGCGTGCGTGTCAGTGCCGACGAAGAACTGGCAATTACCCGCCATCCGCATGACATGATGCGTCTGGTATTAATTGCCTCGGAAGAAAGACTCGCCGAACTGTGCCGATCGCTAAAGGCTGACCTGACACTGGCATCAAACGAGCTCTGGCAGCGACTGGACATCGAAGCCGGCCTTTTGTGGCTTGATGAGCTGCAGCGCGAAAAATGGCTGCCCCAGATGTTCAATTGGGAAGCGCTGGCAGGCATCAGCTTCAAGAAGGGTTGCTACACCGGCCAGGAAGTCGTGGCCAGAGCGCACTATCGCGGCCAGGTCAAAAAACGCCTGATGCGGCTCTCCGTCCCCACTGCCGAACGCATCGAGGTGGGAACAGACATCAGGGATGCCACCAGCGACAAGACGCTTGGCGAGGTGGTTCGCAGTGCAACTACCAATGATAATCATGTTGAAGTGCTGGCGGTCATGACCATCAAAGATGACATGCCCTCGTTGACCGTCAACGACCAGCCGGCGCACCTGAAGCCGCTGCCTTACGTGCTGGAACGACGAGACCCGGAAACCCTGTCGGACTGA
- a CDS encoding peptide chain release factor 3, whose protein sequence is MTDTRIAQEASLRRTFAIISHPDAGKTTITEKLLLFGNAIQVAGAVKSKRQERNTTSDWMKMEQERGISVTTSVMQFPYKGRIVNLLDTPGHEDFSEDTYRTLTAVDSALMVVDGSKGVEDRTIKLMEVCRLRTTPILTFINKMDRDTRDPIEVMDEIETVLNIACAPVTWPIGMGRHFRGVYHLVNDTVHLYKQGQGNRIPEDVRIEGLNSPEVDEVLGASQAAELREEIELVQGASHDFDLDAYRRGELTPVFFGTAMGNFGVREMLDGFVEYAPSPQPRETNAREVTAEDGSFTGFVFKIQANMDPRHRDRIAFLRVCSGKYERNMKIHHVRIKKDVKIADALTFMAADRAQVEEAWPGDIIGLHNHGTIQIGDTFSSGEQMRFTGIPHFAPELFRRVRLRDPLKTKQLQKGLQQLSEEGATQVFMPLDNNDMIVGAVGMLQFDVVAHRLKDEYKVDCIYEPVNVQTARWIHGDDRKLDELRNKVSTNLAIDGGGHLTYLAPTRVNLQLMEERWPDLSFDATREH, encoded by the coding sequence ATGACCGATACCCGGATCGCCCAGGAAGCCAGCCTTCGCAGAACCTTTGCGATCATCTCCCACCCCGACGCGGGCAAGACCACCATCACCGAAAAGCTGCTGTTGTTTGGCAATGCCATTCAGGTGGCCGGGGCGGTCAAGAGCAAGCGTCAGGAGCGTAATACCACCTCTGACTGGATGAAGATGGAACAGGAGCGTGGTATCTCCGTGACCACCTCCGTCATGCAGTTTCCCTACAAGGGTCGCATCGTCAACCTGCTGGATACGCCCGGGCACGAGGATTTTTCCGAAGATACCTACCGCACGCTCACTGCGGTCGACTCCGCCCTGATGGTCGTTGACGGTTCCAAGGGTGTCGAGGATCGAACCATCAAGCTGATGGAAGTCTGCCGCCTGCGTACCACCCCGATTCTGACCTTCATCAACAAGATGGACCGCGACACGCGAGACCCCATCGAGGTCATGGATGAGATCGAAACCGTGCTCAACATTGCCTGTGCGCCGGTGACCTGGCCGATCGGCATGGGGCGTCATTTCCGTGGCGTCTATCATCTGGTCAACGACACGGTACATCTCTACAAGCAGGGGCAGGGCAACCGGATTCCGGAAGACGTTCGAATCGAGGGGCTGAACAGCCCGGAGGTTGATGAAGTGCTGGGGGCTTCTCAGGCTGCCGAGCTGCGCGAAGAGATCGAGCTGGTGCAGGGCGCCTCGCATGATTTTGACCTTGACGCTTATCGTCGTGGCGAGCTGACGCCGGTGTTTTTCGGTACGGCCATGGGCAATTTTGGTGTGCGTGAAATGCTCGATGGCTTTGTTGAATATGCCCCGTCGCCGCAGCCCCGTGAGACGAATGCCCGTGAAGTGACCGCCGAGGATGGCAGCTTCACCGGATTCGTTTTCAAGATCCAGGCCAACATGGATCCGCGCCACCGTGACCGTATTGCCTTTTTGCGAGTCTGCTCGGGCAAGTACGAGCGCAACATGAAAATTCACCATGTGCGCATCAAAAAGGACGTCAAGATTGCCGATGCCCTGACCTTCATGGCTGCCGACCGCGCGCAAGTCGAAGAAGCCTGGCCGGGAGACATCATCGGACTGCACAACCACGGCACCATTCAGATCGGTGATACCTTCTCCAGTGGCGAGCAGATGCGCTTTACCGGCATTCCGCACTTTGCGCCCGAACTGTTTCGCCGCGTGCGCCTGAGAGACCCGCTCAAGACCAAGCAGCTTCAAAAGGGGCTTCAGCAGCTCTCCGAGGAGGGGGCAACCCAGGTCTTCATGCCGCTGGACAACAACGACATGATCGTGGGTGCGGTGGGTATGCTCCAGTTTGATGTGGTGGCTCACCGCCTCAAGGATGAATACAAGGTTGATTGCATCTATGAGCCGGTTAACGTTCAGACCGCTCGCTGGATTCATGGCGACGATCGCAAGCTGGATGAGCTTCGCAACAAGGTCAGCACCAACCTGGCCATTGATGGCGGCGGGCATTTGACCTATCTGGCACCGACCCGGGTCAATTTGCAGCTGATGGAAGAGCGCTGGCCTGATCTCTCCTTTGATGCCACCCGCGAGCATTAA